Below is a genomic region from Trichoderma asperellum chromosome 2, complete sequence.
TAAGCACCCATTGACGGATTTGACTCTAGAGCTGCGCCGCTGCTCATGTTGACGATAATACCAAACCGCCGCTGGCGCATATGCCTAACCGCAGTTCGAATGAGACGGCTTGGACCGAAATATAGTGTTTCCATCAACGCACGAACTTCACTGTCCGTGAAGCATTCCACAGGATTGTACATACAATATCCAGCGTTGTTGACGAGAACATCCACGAGCTGTCCCTGCCGTTCAAGCTCTTCTATTGCCTTATCGCAGCCGGAATCGTTAACATCCAGTTGGATCCATTTACCGCCATTATTTTCTATTTCAGAAACAAGATTAGGTGTGCTGGAAGGATcgcgagaagaagcaattaAGTTGTGCCCGTTTGCCCGAACAACGCGAGCTAATGATAGCCCAAAGCCAGACGAACATCCAGTGATCAACCATGTCAATGGTCTCTTGGGAGTAGAATATATAGTCGACATGTTTATATGATACAATAGGCTGTGTAAAAGTATTTGCTGTTGTGAATGTAGGTGTGAATAAAGGTGTAAAAAGACCGCCGCTCCATGGCAAATCTAgatgctttatatacttatctCCCGAGTGCACATTCATCCTGTgggcagcctttttttttatttgtcAGTATtcattaatatagttaaatccGTTTATCTTCGGATTTAAATGTCTTAATCCCATACAATTAAGTTGGTATTCACGGCATTGAATATTCTACCGTCAAGAAACCGGTCCTGAGTCTTCACGGCCGTGTGGCATCCAAGTATTTGGCACGGATTTCCTTATCTGGCAATCTTTCCGGAGCATTCCCCGCCACAGCCCACTTATATTAATGCATATGTACTAGACTATGTAGTGCCGTGCACGCACACAAAGCTCCGGCGTCGGAATAGCTGCAATGTGAGCAGGTAGCTACGGCCTTTGAAACGGTCTAGAACTCCAACTAAAAGAGTTTTCAATAAATGCTAAAGAGCATACTCTATATACAATTCGCATTTTGAGTAGATAAACTATAGTTAGAGATACTAAAGAAGAATAGACGACATATTATAGGCGAGCAGCAATTACTGCTTCGACATCAGCATTTGCACTCCTACCTAGACAGGTTGGTAATTTCTCGAGTCTCCTTTcattcctccttcttttgttATAGATATCTCAAATTCATTTATCCGAGCGGACATTAAGCCCTTACGTGTGGTGTGATTACCAGCTACTTGCACAATGTTCAAATTCTCAAGTGTAGAGTCAGGCACAATTCCaataactttcttttatataaatgtACCTGTAACGGAAAAGCTATTTACAAATCTCAAGTATTTACACACATATGAGATAAATAAGATACCAAGAAACAAATAACTATGTACGTCAACTGTATCGAACagacaacaaagaaaaaagaaagaaaaagtttcTTAGTTCTGAACGATGCCGCAGCTACCAGGGTTGTTATCGCAGTTGCATTGAGATGGTGCATTGACCCAGCCGGTTAGTCGGTTTGCAATATCACTAGCATAGCAGTGAGTAGCAATTCCGTTTTGAAGCTGGCCGGTGCTTGAAATAGAGCCCGAGTTGTAGATACGAGCAGCTCGGTAAAAAGCCGAAACATCATTACGGCCAGATTCATTGATGCAGTTGGCAAGGCCATCGCCACTATTGGTACCAGCAGTACCCTCGCTGATCATCTGGTAAATAGTTGATGAGGGGCAAGGGTTCGGGACGTTGCCATTCTCATTGCAAGTGGCCGCACCATTGTGATCTTGCATAAGGCCAGGGTTTCGAACTCCAAAGTTGGAGGTGTTGACACGGACGCAGCCGTGAGACTCCTGCATAATAACAGCCAATATAAGTCGATGGTCGACaccagtagcagcagcagccatctgAATGCCATCCCAGATAGCGCCCTAAAAATAGTCAGTCAGAATTTACTTGTCGCTATGGTTAAATGAGACTGCAGTCAACGCACCACTTCAGGACCGCTGTCGTTGGCCTGAGGAGTTGGCAAGTTGCCGCAGGCGGCAAACATCTGATTCTTGTAGTTGTTAAACATATTCTCGAAGGAAACCCACTGGCTCTGAGCAGGCCAACCGGCGCCAGTGCTTCCATCGCCCCAGTACATGGTATAGCGATCGACGCCGTTACCAACGCCATCTTGAATGTTAGAGTTATCGAATCGGGCAACACCATTAGTAACTCTCTCCCCTGTGGTTCGCGCCTTAATTTTGTCGCCATTGGCAGCGGGCGCATCAGCAGTCTTCGAAGCCGGAACTTTGCTAGACTTTGAAGGCATGTAGTTACCGCCGTTGGGTTTCTTAGGGGAGAAATCAACAGTGTCAGGTACAGAGGCGGTAGGACCATCAGCAACAGATGGTGGATAGGGTACGGCCATAGCCGCACCAAACAACAGAGACGCAACAACAATCTAAACATGTTATTAGCTTAGTTGAACGTGCAGCAGAGTGACTACAAAGTACAGACCTTCTTGACCATCTTGAACGATTTTAAGGTCCGTGGGGAGATATATCAGTTGATAGATACTGTTGAATGTTTGGTGAACGATGATGTTCTCCTTATGAGTAATGAGGATTGGGACAAGAATCGAGACATCTGCTCTTTATATTCTCAAGACGATGCCGCTTATGAGCTTCAAAATGCGTAATTCGTGACCTCTATTCTAACTTCCTCTTCGAGCAAAACTCGACTCAAAATTCTTATTACATTCATGTAGGGCTTACCTTATTTTACATTTGTCGATAATTGTAAGTTCTTAATCTAGTTAGATTTTTCTGAGCGGGCTGCCATATCATCAAGCTTCCAATCTAGGCAATTGTGCAGGGCCCATTTCTTTAGCTTGTTAAAACCTTAAGATGGTCTCGAAGCTACTGCCGTTTAAGACGCGTTTGAGTATTAACCTATATTAGGCGCCCGAGAATTCTAAGCTATAACAAACAACGCAAGAGAGGCAACTCTCTCTCATTTTGAGCTAGACGAAAATGTTCCAAAATGCCACGCTACGCTCCGGCAATACTACAGTTTAGTAATATATCAAAGTGCTCATATCAAACACAACATTTGATCTCGATATCAATCTTCATACTATGGAACTACACTACAGCGTTCAACTTATACAGTACAggatgactttttttttttttttttttttttttttgactttTGTTGGAGCACATTGGATATAGGGACCATGCAAGTCAATGTAGCCTGTAAATCTTATATGCGGAGGTAAAGTCACCTGGGGCTCAGATCGTTCGGCTAAAGCCGGATTTGCGAGTGGTATACTACAAAAAAGGTTAAAGTGATTAATTAATCCATGCAACTACCAAGACTCTATACTACCTTGCCAAACATATTTTGAGAGTAGACGGTCGAACAGCTGCTCCGAACCGCCCCAATTGGTGGAGTATATAGTGAAATTAGGCATATAAATAGGCTCTGGAAGCCAGGGGCATGTAGTCTTAGGTCAGCCTCGGCATGTTCTACGGCCAAATCCCGCTTACCGCTGTATGGAGGTAGCCCTAATTGGCAGGTATTGGCATCTCAACAACTTTGGCTTTGAGAGAATTGTGCAGAATTGTAGTGTGCCGCGGAAAAAATAGTCAACAAAACACAATTTATGATTGCACTGTCTGTATGAGTAAGGCTTGGCGGTATTAGGTATTAGGGCCAAGCTGCTAGTAGAGATGCCATAATGAAGGTCCGGCGTTGTTATTGCTCGGTGCATGGAAGTCGGACACTTGCGGATTACTGAGCATAGGTGCTATAACCAAGCACGAGGTTGTGAATTCACTTATATCTTATTGCCTGTCAGAACCACTTCTAGAATCCTATTTTATTGTGTATTAAACAGCATATCAAATTCAAATTCCGAGATTGTTTAGGCTCCCAAATGTCAAAATTCAAGGTTAATGGATATCGATGCAATAACAGCCGAAAATACTGATCTCGGATGTACCAGCTTCTGCATCTGGGATACATTGCAGCCGAGCCACATAACTGGGCCCCTGTAGTTCATGCGCAACTTTGACTAGCTAAGCGCATGCATGCAAGTGTATGTGGATTCTAGGGGACAGCACGAGACATCGCTGCCTGCGCCTTCAGAGATCTCTGCTCCTCCCCGGTGGAGGCATTGGGGTACCTGTAGAAAATATTATCTGTCAAAATATCCACGTAGTTTCGgccaactttttcttttatcatCCTTGCCACGAGCATAGAAAAGGCAGGAGCTCGTCCTCCGCCCGCACCGCTGCACTGTTGGTATAACTGGCGCGCCCGAGACAAGGCAAATCGGGTCGGCCCAAAGACACGCCCAGGACGCCGCAtgtttattgctatttttatagcagCATTAAACCCCGTTAGATGCACTTGAACTTGCTCTTGTTACATACCTGTAGTATGATTATATGTCTTGGCTGCATTAAAccgttgtttttttttaactaaaaTATTGGGAAATAAGCATATATTACTCGCTTATCAAGGAAAATTACACTGTCCGTTTAAGGCCTGGGAGCTAGTCCATGAACTGTTGCAAGGCTCACTACTCCAACGTTACATACAATACTCCGTATTATAATCCGTTAATCGTATTGCCACCACCAAAAAGCCTCTTCTGGGTGCCTATTCCTGTAGTATGAGCAAATTAGCGCAGCAGAGGCCAACTAAAGGAGTACTTCTACCGCATCGTTTTCTTCTCTAGGAAATTAACAGGAACTACATTCAGGTAGTCCAACAAATCTGAAGGGCTACTTCTTACCCTATTAGGCAGCCGGGGACTCGAGGGCGCGCGCGCCGTAATACTTCGCAGACCGCGTTGCTTAGGGTCGACATAGAAATTCGTAATAGCAGAGCGAGAAACGGAAACTCGCTACGGAATGCCACGTATTCTAATAACTTAATTGGCCCAAACACTCACAATAAGTTCTTAGCTTCTCCGTAAATGCACCAGTAATAACAACACGCATCTTCTGTTCCTAAGTCTGGCCTTCAGCCTAAGGTTCTGGTATGTGGGTTGCTGTGTAAAATATAATCATGTCTGGTTGTCAAATCGAAACCATATTTGAGTAATATTAAGAGTCGTTTTAAGCTGGgacattctttttttattgatAGTTCAAATGTTGCACAATTGTGCAAGAAATCACTAAGCACATCAAACTTGCGTTATCACCCAAACAGCAGCATGCAATGTAAGATATAGAAGCCATCGACTAAATCCACAACTAACGATTT
It encodes:
- a CDS encoding uncharacterized protein (EggNog:ENOG41~SECRETED:SignalP(1-17)), yielding MVKKIVVASLLFGAAMAVPYPPSVADGPTASVPDTVDFSPKKPNGGNYMPSKSSKVPASKTADAPAANGDKIKARTTGERVTNGVARFDNSNIQDGVGNGVDRYTMYWGDGSTGAGWPAQSQWVSFENMFNNYKNQMFAACGNLPTPQANDSGPEVGAIWDGIQMAAAATGVDHRLILAVIMQESHGCVRVNTSNFGVRNPGLMQDHNGAATCNENGNVPNPCPSSTIYQMISEGTAGTNSGDGLANCINESGRNDVSAFYRAARIYNSGSISSTGQLQNGIATHCYASDIANRLTGWVNAPSQCNCDNNPGSCGIVQN